One part of the Planctomycetota bacterium genome encodes these proteins:
- a CDS encoding SDR family oxidoreductase: MRVLYIGGTGEISTACVWRSVEAGHKVAVFNRGRTEEPLPPGVRHIPGDLKDPAAYEALGTERFDAVCQFLAYDLATARRDAEVFAGRCGQYVFISTASAYQKPPTRVVITEDVPLANPFWPYSQTKADMEAFLLRQHADGRLPVTIVRPSHTLRTRFPGGIGRGDDWAWRILHGRPLLVHGDGTALWTLTHSEDFAVPFVGLLGNPKALGEAFHITRHMKSYPWDAIFQAMGRALGAEPRLVHVPTDTLVRYNPEWAGPLLGDKTWSVLFDNSKVMGVVGRFECRVSLDEAMRRSAECYRRRAAVYQPDERLHTLFDRIASNQEGLGLP, from the coding sequence ATGCGCGTGCTCTATATCGGCGGCACAGGCGAGATCTCCACGGCCTGCGTCTGGCGCAGCGTCGAGGCCGGCCACAAGGTGGCCGTGTTCAACCGCGGCCGGACCGAGGAGCCCCTGCCGCCCGGCGTGCGCCACATCCCGGGCGACCTGAAGGACCCAGCGGCCTACGAGGCCCTCGGCACCGAGCGGTTCGACGCCGTCTGCCAGTTCCTCGCCTACGACCTCGCCACCGCGCGGCGCGACGCCGAGGTGTTCGCCGGCCGCTGCGGGCAATACGTCTTCATCTCCACCGCCTCCGCCTACCAGAAGCCGCCCACCCGCGTGGTCATCACCGAGGATGTGCCTCTGGCGAACCCCTTCTGGCCCTACAGCCAGACCAAGGCCGACATGGAAGCGTTCCTGCTGCGCCAGCACGCCGACGGCCGGCTGCCCGTGACGATCGTGCGCCCGAGCCACACCCTGCGCACCCGCTTCCCGGGCGGCATCGGGCGCGGCGACGACTGGGCCTGGCGCATCCTCCACGGCAGGCCCCTCCTCGTCCACGGCGACGGCACGGCCCTCTGGACCCTCACCCATTCGGAAGACTTCGCCGTGCCCTTCGTCGGCCTGCTCGGCAACCCCAAGGCGCTCGGCGAGGCGTTCCACATCACACGCCACATGAAATCGTACCCGTGGGATGCCATCTTCCAGGCCATGGGCCGCGCGCTGGGGGCCGAGCCGCGCCTCGTTCACGTGCCCACCGACACGCTGGTGCGCTACAACCCCGAATGGGCCGGGCCGCTCCTGGGCGACAAGACCTGGTCGGTGCTCTTCGACAACTCGAAGGTCATGGGCGTGGTCGGGCGGTTCGAGTGCCGCGTGAGCCTCGACGAGGCGATGCGCCGCTCGGCCGAGTGCTATCGCCGCCGCGCCGCCGTCTACCAGCCCGACGAGAGGCTCCACACCCTCTTCGACCGCATTGCATCGAACCAGGAGGGCCTCGGCCTCCCATAG
- a CDS encoding PQQ-binding-like beta-propeller repeat protein: MAKAGWSCVAVSLCLGLACAARAATVGWRGDGTGKYPDATPPVAWGRVSKAVKGLRFQAQPPKEGDAGAPMPDGVAREWLVLGPVPLADAAAFDKPTLPEEAQLAPREGDRAPGAGDGPAGLAWRKVTLDNAHLDFAALFGLPPVAGPDGAEGKGPREKAVAYVATNVYSDTGGAFRLNLTCVGKVRLWLNGTPSQDFAARLRLRLAKGWNRLVIKSAPGEQDWYLVPILHACPPAEYEETGIAWTAPLPGTRLGFYGGGMGVGSPVIVGDRLYLQSESYDLACLDKRTGRLLWMRTNSFFDALSDEEKAGAFQEVQPLAAKLDGLNAAVVAGTATPKQLEEKLAVELEIHKEMRRLAPDRYKRYDPPDVGFSGYTPATDGRSIYCWFGMGVTASYDLDGRRRWIRADILPAVEHGFSSSPILADGKLIVFMRDLLAFEADTGKLAWRTPLMPHTGANPQGFFHGTPFATRIGAESVIVLGNGGLVRTSDGRLVYKNVEAGNQGIASPVVEGRELFLTTGGSMQLFIQTLPDALAEPLKLATRSLSVRSPFPKYYMPWHLSSPVIHEGLAYLVNNTGVLTVVDVAQGAIVYQKLLDLDPFQWVNEGAARGVGVSPALAGKHLYVFGNAGGALVLEPGRVYRQIAKNKIENVVAVGHWAERSERFVANPVFDGDRLYLRGEGSLYAIGPR, translated from the coding sequence GTGGCCAAGGCAGGATGGTCTTGTGTGGCGGTGTCGTTGTGCTTGGGATTGGCCTGTGCGGCTCGCGCGGCGACCGTGGGCTGGCGGGGCGACGGCACCGGCAAGTACCCCGACGCGACGCCGCCCGTTGCCTGGGGGCGCGTGAGCAAGGCCGTGAAGGGCCTGCGCTTCCAGGCCCAGCCGCCGAAGGAGGGCGACGCGGGCGCGCCCATGCCCGACGGCGTGGCCCGCGAATGGCTGGTGCTCGGCCCCGTGCCGCTCGCCGATGCGGCGGCCTTCGACAAGCCCACGCTGCCCGAGGAGGCGCAACTCGCGCCCCGCGAGGGCGACCGGGCACCCGGAGCCGGCGACGGGCCGGCCGGCCTCGCCTGGCGAAAGGTGACCCTCGACAACGCTCATCTCGACTTCGCCGCGCTCTTCGGCCTCCCGCCCGTGGCGGGACCCGATGGCGCCGAGGGCAAGGGCCCCCGGGAGAAGGCGGTCGCCTACGTCGCCACGAACGTCTACTCCGACACCGGCGGCGCCTTCCGCCTGAACCTCACGTGCGTGGGCAAGGTGCGGCTGTGGCTCAACGGCACGCCGAGCCAGGACTTCGCGGCCCGCCTGCGCCTGCGGCTGGCCAAGGGCTGGAACCGCCTCGTCATCAAGTCGGCCCCCGGCGAGCAGGACTGGTATCTCGTGCCCATCCTCCACGCCTGCCCGCCCGCCGAGTACGAGGAGACCGGCATCGCGTGGACGGCCCCGCTGCCGGGCACGCGCCTGGGCTTCTACGGCGGCGGCATGGGGGTCGGCTCGCCCGTCATCGTCGGCGACAGGCTCTACCTTCAGAGCGAGTCCTACGACCTCGCCTGCCTCGACAAGCGCACGGGCCGGCTGCTCTGGATGCGCACGAACAGCTTCTTCGACGCCCTGAGCGACGAGGAGAAGGCCGGCGCCTTCCAGGAGGTGCAGCCCCTGGCCGCGAAGCTCGACGGTCTGAACGCCGCCGTCGTCGCCGGCACGGCCACGCCGAAGCAGCTCGAGGAGAAGCTCGCCGTCGAGCTCGAGATTCACAAGGAGATGCGCCGCCTCGCCCCCGACCGCTACAAGCGCTATGACCCGCCCGACGTGGGCTTCTCGGGCTACACGCCCGCAACCGATGGCCGCTCCATCTACTGCTGGTTCGGCATGGGCGTGACCGCCAGCTACGACCTCGACGGCCGCCGCCGCTGGATCCGCGCCGACATCCTGCCCGCCGTCGAGCACGGCTTCTCCTCCTCGCCCATCCTCGCCGACGGCAAGCTGATCGTCTTCATGCGCGATCTGCTGGCCTTCGAGGCCGACACCGGCAAGCTCGCCTGGCGAACGCCCCTGATGCCGCACACGGGAGCGAACCCCCAGGGCTTCTTCCACGGCACCCCGTTCGCCACCCGCATCGGCGCCGAGAGCGTCATCGTCCTGGGCAACGGCGGCCTCGTGCGGACGAGCGACGGCAGGCTGGTCTATAAGAACGTCGAGGCGGGCAACCAGGGCATCGCCTCGCCCGTCGTCGAGGGCCGCGAGCTCTTCCTCACCACCGGCGGCAGCATGCAGCTCTTCATCCAGACGCTGCCCGACGCCCTGGCCGAGCCGCTGAAGCTCGCCACACGCTCGTTGAGCGTGCGCTCGCCCTTCCCCAAGTACTACATGCCCTGGCACCTCTCCTCGCCCGTCATCCACGAGGGCCTCGCCTATCTCGTCAACAACACCGGCGTGCTGACCGTGGTGGACGTGGCGCAGGGCGCGATCGTGTACCAGAAGCTGCTCGACCTCGACCCGTTCCAGTGGGTGAACGAGGGGGCGGCGCGCGGCGTGGGTGTGAGCCCTGCTCTGGCGGGCAAGCACCTCTACGTGTTCGGCAATGCCGGCGGCGCGCTCGTGCTCGAGCCGGGCCGGGTCTACAGGCAGATCGCCAAGAACAAGATCGAGAACGTCGTCGCCGTCGGCCACTGGGCCGAGCGGTCCGAGCGCTTCGTCGCCAACCCCGTCTTCGATGGCGACCGCCTGTACCTTCGCGGCGAGGGCAGCCTCTACGCCATCGGGCCGAGGTGA
- a CDS encoding sugar phosphate isomerase/epimerase family protein translates to MPKIGLMPRCYLNDIAAGRMDLFAWLDDAACLEPEGHELHAAFFQGKSGGYVDRARCHAESLGTPVVSLCYAPDFTQPDPAARAAEVRGQQAAIRLAARLGAGLCRTLSGQRREGLDVDQAVGWVAECIEQSLPVAEECGVKLVIENHYKDAFWAYPEFAQRAEVFLRIVERVHSPHFGVQFDPSNAILAGDDPIALLQAVKGRLVSMHASDRFLEPGASLDDLRQADGTLGYSPKLRHGEIGKGLNDYHAIFTILREIRYGGWITVENGDTMESMRNSIRFLKGMRAKYFGSSVFGDPDVAGGGERGTGAVAPPRTSP, encoded by the coding sequence ATGCCCAAGATCGGCCTCATGCCACGCTGCTATCTGAACGACATTGCGGCGGGACGGATGGACCTCTTCGCCTGGCTCGACGACGCGGCCTGCCTCGAGCCCGAGGGGCACGAACTGCACGCCGCCTTCTTCCAGGGCAAGAGCGGCGGCTACGTGGACCGGGCGCGCTGCCACGCCGAGTCGCTCGGCACGCCCGTCGTCTCGCTGTGCTACGCGCCCGACTTCACGCAGCCCGACCCCGCGGCCCGCGCGGCCGAGGTGCGCGGGCAGCAGGCGGCCATCCGCCTCGCCGCGCGCCTGGGCGCCGGCCTGTGCCGCACCCTCAGCGGCCAGCGCCGCGAGGGGCTCGACGTGGACCAGGCCGTCGGCTGGGTGGCCGAGTGCATCGAGCAATCGCTGCCCGTCGCCGAAGAGTGCGGCGTGAAACTGGTCATCGAGAACCACTACAAGGACGCGTTCTGGGCCTACCCCGAGTTCGCCCAGAGGGCCGAGGTGTTTCTCCGCATCGTCGAGCGGGTTCACTCGCCGCACTTTGGCGTGCAATTCGACCCGTCCAACGCCATCCTGGCCGGCGACGACCCGATCGCGCTGCTCCAGGCGGTGAAGGGCCGGCTGGTCTCGATGCACGCGAGCGACCGGTTCCTCGAGCCGGGCGCGTCGCTCGACGACCTGCGCCAGGCCGACGGCACGCTGGGCTACTCGCCCAAGCTGCGCCACGGCGAAATCGGCAAGGGCCTCAACGACTACCACGCCATCTTCACCATCCTGCGCGAAATCCGCTACGGCGGCTGGATCACAGTGGAGAACGGCGACACAATGGAGTCCATGCGAAACTCGATCCGTTTCCTCAAGGGTATGCGAGCCAAGTACTTCGGCTCATCAGTGTTCGGCGATCCCGACGTGGCTGGCGGCGGAGAGCGTGGGACGGGTGCCGTGGCGCCGCCGAGGACCAGCCCATAA